One region of Microbacterium sufflavum genomic DNA includes:
- a CDS encoding ABC transporter permease — translation MFRQLLRNSVLRRILAALGTLFGVAVFVFLMLRAIPGDQISSGLGTEAAALTPAQREALEAYYGLDQPLFVQFFSWLGNIFTGNLGFSSRAQTSVLDLTAAALPVTFELAILSIVIALAIGIPLGMLSASKPDSLRDGVGQVVGLAGLSIPAFLLGTALLAILAQSLGFNPNGQGYARLFDDPLLNLQQMLLPSIVLGFGIAAPIMRTTRTAVLEIRANDFIRTARAKGVPPRRLQVRHVLGNALVPIVTMTGLQFGYLLGGAVVVEQIFSLPGIGRQVLLGIQQKEYALVQSTVLVIALAFVIVNLLTDLLYRVIDPRVRAA, via the coding sequence ATGTTCAGACAGCTCCTCCGCAACAGCGTGCTGCGACGCATCCTCGCAGCCCTCGGCACCCTCTTCGGGGTCGCCGTGTTCGTCTTCCTGATGCTGCGCGCCATCCCCGGCGACCAGATCAGCTCGGGACTCGGCACCGAGGCCGCCGCGCTCACCCCGGCGCAGCGGGAGGCTCTCGAGGCCTACTACGGCCTGGACCAGCCGCTGTTCGTGCAGTTCTTCTCCTGGCTGGGCAACATCTTCACCGGCAACCTCGGCTTCTCGTCGCGGGCGCAGACGAGCGTGCTCGACCTCACCGCGGCCGCCCTGCCCGTCACGTTCGAGCTCGCGATCCTCTCGATCGTGATCGCCCTCGCGATCGGCATCCCGCTCGGCATGCTGTCGGCCTCCAAGCCGGACTCGCTCCGCGACGGCGTCGGCCAGGTCGTGGGACTCGCGGGCCTCTCCATCCCGGCGTTCCTGCTCGGCACGGCGCTGCTGGCGATCCTGGCGCAGTCGCTCGGCTTCAACCCCAACGGCCAGGGCTACGCGCGGCTGTTCGACGACCCGCTGCTGAACCTGCAGCAGATGCTGCTCCCGTCGATCGTGCTCGGCTTCGGCATCGCGGCGCCCATCATGCGCACGACCCGCACCGCCGTGCTCGAGATCCGCGCGAACGACTTCATCCGCACGGCCCGGGCGAAGGGCGTGCCGCCGCGCCGCCTCCAGGTGCGCCACGTGCTCGGCAACGCGCTGGTCCCGATCGTCACCATGACCGGCCTGCAGTTCGGCTACCTGCTCGGCGGCGCCGTCGTGGTGGAGCAGATCTTCTCGCTCCCCGGCATCGGCCGTCAGGTGCTGCTCGGCATCCAGCAGAAGGAGTACGCGCTCGTGCAGAGCACCGTGCTGGTGATCGCGCTCGCCTTCGTCATCGTCAACCTGCTCACCGACCTGCTGTACCGGGTCATCGATCCCCGGGTGCGTGCCGCATGA
- a CDS encoding ABC transporter substrate-binding protein encodes MSTVRRASFGALSAAGVAMALVITGCSAPASNPSPSEGGTAGGDLVIGVTSDPDTLFPWKATQFQAVNVLQNLYGTLTEFDEDLNVVPGLAESWDVSEDGLTVTFHLREGVTFADGSTFGSEDVKYSLDAIAAEATAAVARSSLASVTAVEATDETTVTLTLSAPDAALPANLAVINMAMLSSDDTEEALNTTPNGTGPFVLEDRTASQSLTLAKNDDYWGDKALLDTVEFRVIPDESSIVSAMQSGNVQLAVFDDPLVAQTAEGANVEVATTPQLSYHALQLNATRGDLADVNVRLAIQCAIDREEVLETAALGEGEVTGPITSPAFKSDPDARPCPERDLDKAAEYLKKAGKEDGVTIKTIVSQGEYATSVNEAQNLKAQLADADITLDLEVLESGAFVDRWIAADFDAAVALNGGRPDPDGMYGRYFTSTGNLNKVAGYSSPELDALFAEGRQTADTEKRKEIYAEVSENLEDNAAWIWLFTSYTYTATATSVDGFTPMANGSLQYLRTTSIQ; translated from the coding sequence ATGAGCACAGTACGGCGGGCGTCATTCGGCGCTCTCTCCGCCGCGGGCGTCGCGATGGCGCTCGTCATCACCGGGTGTTCCGCGCCGGCGTCGAACCCCTCGCCCTCCGAGGGCGGCACCGCGGGCGGCGACCTCGTCATCGGCGTCACCAGCGACCCGGACACCCTCTTCCCGTGGAAGGCCACGCAGTTCCAGGCGGTCAACGTCCTGCAGAACCTGTACGGCACGCTCACCGAGTTCGACGAGGACCTGAACGTGGTGCCCGGCCTCGCCGAGTCGTGGGACGTCTCGGAAGACGGCCTCACCGTCACCTTCCACCTCCGCGAGGGCGTCACCTTCGCCGACGGCAGCACGTTCGGCTCCGAAGACGTGAAGTACTCCCTCGACGCGATCGCCGCCGAGGCCACCGCGGCCGTCGCGCGCAGCTCGCTCGCGTCCGTCACCGCGGTCGAGGCGACCGACGAGACCACCGTCACCCTCACCCTCAGCGCCCCCGACGCGGCCCTGCCCGCCAACCTCGCCGTGATCAACATGGCCATGCTCTCCTCCGACGACACCGAGGAAGCGCTCAACACCACCCCGAACGGCACCGGCCCGTTCGTGCTCGAGGACCGCACCGCCAGCCAGTCGCTCACGCTCGCCAAGAACGACGACTACTGGGGCGACAAGGCGCTGCTCGACACGGTCGAGTTCCGCGTGATCCCCGACGAGTCGTCGATCGTGTCGGCCATGCAGTCCGGCAACGTGCAGCTCGCGGTGTTCGACGACCCGCTGGTCGCCCAGACCGCCGAGGGCGCGAACGTCGAGGTCGCCACGACCCCGCAGCTCAGCTACCACGCCCTTCAGCTCAACGCCACGCGCGGCGACCTGGCCGACGTGAACGTGCGGCTCGCGATCCAGTGCGCGATCGACCGCGAGGAGGTGCTGGAGACCGCCGCGCTCGGCGAGGGCGAGGTCACCGGGCCCATCACGTCGCCGGCGTTCAAGTCCGACCCCGACGCGCGCCCGTGCCCCGAGCGCGACCTCGACAAGGCGGCCGAATACCTGAAGAAGGCCGGCAAGGAGGACGGCGTCACGATCAAGACGATCGTGTCGCAGGGCGAGTACGCCACCTCCGTCAACGAGGCGCAGAACCTGAAGGCGCAGCTCGCCGACGCCGACATCACGCTCGACCTCGAGGTGCTCGAGTCCGGCGCGTTCGTCGACCGCTGGATCGCTGCCGACTTCGACGCCGCGGTCGCCCTCAACGGCGGACGCCCCGACCCCGACGGCATGTACGGGCGCTACTTCACCAGCACCGGCAACCTGAACAAGGTCGCGGGGTACTCCTCGCCCGAGCTCGACGCGCTGTTCGCGGAGGGCCGCCAGACCGCCGACACCGAGAAGCGCAAGGAGATCTACGCCGAGGTCTCCGAGAACCTCGAGGACAACGCCGCCTGGATCTGGCTGTTCACCAGCTACACCTACACGGCCACCGCCACCAGCGTGGACGGCTTCACCCCGATGGCGAACGGCTCGCTGCAGTACCTGCGGACCACCTCCATCCAGTAG
- a CDS encoding MurR/RpiR family transcriptional regulator, which translates to MSHDAARDDAGAPPVLVRMRAIRPELRPSEQRIADLFLADPAATAGLSVAELAHRCDTSTTSVVRFCKRLGYEHVRELRNHVLREVERETYDTAALPAVSGDIDRNDTLADIVAKVSLAETLSLADTAKVLDTESLRAAVEAITSSSRVDIFGVGASSIVGLDLQRKLTRIGRTALEWSDPHAAWTSAATLGPGNVAIAVSHSGATTDTIEFLLLARKAGATTIAITNHAGAPLAGQADIVLTTAARETGFRSGALGSRIAQLMVVDCIFIGVAQSNYDRSMEALRDTFAAVHHVRANGA; encoded by the coding sequence ATGTCCCACGACGCCGCCCGCGACGACGCCGGCGCTCCCCCCGTGCTGGTGCGCATGCGGGCGATCCGCCCCGAGCTCCGCCCGAGCGAGCAGCGCATCGCCGATCTCTTCCTCGCCGACCCGGCCGCCACCGCCGGCCTCTCGGTCGCCGAGCTCGCCCACCGCTGCGACACCTCCACCACCTCCGTCGTCCGCTTCTGCAAGCGCCTGGGATACGAGCACGTGCGCGAGCTGCGCAACCACGTGCTGCGCGAGGTGGAGCGCGAGACGTACGACACCGCCGCGCTCCCCGCCGTGTCGGGCGACATCGACCGCAACGACACGCTCGCCGACATCGTGGCGAAGGTCTCCCTCGCCGAGACGCTGTCGCTCGCCGACACCGCCAAGGTGCTCGACACCGAGTCGCTGCGCGCCGCGGTCGAGGCGATCACGTCGTCGAGCCGCGTCGACATCTTCGGTGTCGGGGCCAGCTCGATCGTCGGCCTCGACCTCCAGCGCAAGCTCACCCGGATCGGGCGGACGGCCCTGGAGTGGTCCGATCCGCACGCCGCCTGGACCTCCGCCGCCACCCTCGGCCCCGGCAACGTCGCCATCGCGGTGTCGCACAGCGGCGCGACCACCGACACCATCGAGTTCCTCCTCCTCGCCCGCAAGGCGGGGGCCACCACGATCGCGATCACCAACCACGCGGGCGCGCCGCTGGCCGGGCAGGCCGACATCGTGCTGACGACCGCCGCGCGCGAGACCGGGTTCCGCTCCGGCGCACTCGGCAGCCGCATCGCCCAGCTCATGGTCGTCGACTGCATCTTCATCGGGGTCGCCCAGTCGAACTACGACCGCTCGATGGAGGCGCTGCGCGACACGTTCGCGGCCGTGCACCACGTGCGCGCCAACGGCGCATGA
- a CDS encoding MFS transporter, with translation MTGADGRIRLGLFSAFAGLGVTAAFVPAVLPSAQRDIGADLSAAVPVLFAGLLVGVLASGPLLTRKPPRTTLLLGSALQAVALVAAAWAGDAAVFIAAAAVAGFGFGLVEASGSVAAKAASTGSATGLLSALMGTVAVCAAATPLAVVLGAHTRPLLALLAAVPLVTVSVLIAPVPTVAAKAPAPRDVRSLAVLLPFALALPLYVGVETVLSGWSAVIPERVLTLEPAAAALGTSAFWGLMAAGRFGAAALRRASVPPLAILVAATAGAAVLMGVAGALVGPQPVGALVALAAVVVLLAPSYGLILGLALDRLDPARSAAVTGALVACGAVGGTFVPTLILLIGRDPAAPATFVVSAVLCAVVPVLMLVTSRSGRRVSATG, from the coding sequence ATGACGGGCGCGGACGGCCGGATCCGCCTCGGCCTGTTCAGCGCGTTCGCAGGACTCGGCGTGACCGCGGCGTTCGTCCCCGCCGTGCTGCCCTCGGCGCAGCGGGACATCGGCGCCGACCTCAGCGCCGCGGTGCCCGTGCTCTTCGCCGGGCTGCTGGTGGGCGTGCTGGCCTCGGGTCCGCTGCTGACGCGGAAGCCCCCGCGCACGACACTGCTGCTCGGCAGCGCCCTGCAGGCCGTGGCGCTCGTCGCCGCCGCGTGGGCGGGCGACGCGGCCGTGTTCATCGCCGCCGCCGCCGTCGCCGGGTTCGGCTTCGGGCTCGTGGAGGCCTCGGGCTCGGTGGCCGCGAAGGCCGCGAGCACGGGCAGCGCGACCGGGCTGCTGAGTGCGCTGATGGGCACGGTCGCCGTGTGCGCCGCGGCCACCCCGCTCGCGGTGGTGCTGGGAGCGCACACCCGTCCGCTGCTGGCCCTTCTCGCCGCGGTGCCGCTGGTGACCGTGTCGGTGCTCATCGCGCCCGTGCCGACGGTCGCCGCGAAAGCCCCGGCGCCGCGTGACGTGCGGTCGCTCGCGGTGCTGCTGCCGTTCGCGCTCGCCCTGCCGCTCTACGTGGGGGTCGAGACCGTGCTCTCCGGCTGGTCGGCCGTGATCCCGGAGCGCGTGCTCACGCTCGAACCGGCCGCGGCCGCGCTCGGCACCTCCGCGTTCTGGGGCCTGATGGCGGCGGGCCGATTCGGGGCAGCGGCCCTGCGCCGCGCGTCGGTGCCTCCGCTCGCGATCCTGGTCGCGGCCACGGCGGGCGCGGCCGTGCTGATGGGCGTGGCCGGCGCGCTCGTGGGCCCTCAGCCGGTGGGAGCGCTCGTGGCCCTGGCGGCGGTGGTCGTGCTGCTCGCGCCGAGCTACGGCCTGATCCTCGGCCTCGCCCTCGACCGCCTCGACCCCGCACGGAGCGCCGCCGTGACCGGGGCCCTGGTCGCCTGCGGCGCGGTGGGCGGCACCTTCGTGCCCACGCTGATCCTGCTCATCGGTCGGGATCCGGCAGCTCCTGCGACCTTCGTCGTCTCGGCCGTGCTGTGCGCTGTCGTCCCGGTCCTGATGCTCGTGACGTCGCGCTCCGGACGGCGCGTGTCGGCGACCGGCTGA
- a CDS encoding ROK family protein, with amino-acid sequence MTRYALAVDVGGTKMEAALVSADGVLVEGSRSRQPTGREATPPALAAAVDAIVRHALAALPAGAELVGAGIGSAGPVDRVAGTIEPVNMPLAHGFALAAAVRDAATAVLGRDLPTTLGHDGGALALAESWLGATRDAGASLSIVVSTGVGGGFVVNGAYIPGATGNAGHLGQVRREGGLTLEEIASGPASAAWAQEQGWTGATGEDLARDAAAGDAIARAAIERSARAVGEALADAATLVDLDVVAIGGGFSRVSSDYIDLVQQALTAHAVHPYSRRTRAVRSGLGDEGPLIGAAALALR; translated from the coding sequence GTGACCCGCTACGCCCTGGCCGTCGACGTCGGCGGCACCAAGATGGAGGCCGCCCTCGTCTCGGCGGACGGCGTGCTCGTCGAAGGTAGCCGCAGCCGCCAGCCCACCGGGCGCGAGGCCACGCCCCCGGCCCTCGCCGCCGCGGTCGACGCGATCGTGCGGCACGCCCTGGCCGCGCTGCCGGCCGGCGCGGAACTCGTCGGGGCGGGGATCGGCAGCGCCGGTCCGGTGGATCGCGTCGCGGGCACCATCGAGCCGGTGAACATGCCGCTCGCGCACGGCTTCGCCCTCGCGGCGGCGGTGCGGGACGCGGCGACGGCGGTGCTCGGCCGCGACCTTCCCACGACGCTCGGCCACGACGGGGGCGCCCTCGCCCTGGCGGAGTCGTGGCTCGGGGCGACCCGTGACGCGGGGGCCTCGCTGTCGATCGTGGTGTCGACGGGCGTCGGCGGCGGCTTCGTGGTGAACGGCGCCTACATCCCGGGAGCCACCGGCAACGCGGGTCACCTCGGTCAGGTGCGCCGCGAGGGAGGGCTCACGCTCGAGGAGATCGCCTCCGGCCCCGCGAGCGCCGCCTGGGCGCAGGAGCAGGGGTGGACCGGCGCGACGGGGGAGGACCTCGCGCGCGACGCGGCAGCCGGAGACGCGATCGCCCGCGCGGCCATCGAGCGCTCGGCCCGCGCGGTCGGCGAAGCGCTCGCGGACGCCGCGACCCTGGTCGACCTCGACGTGGTGGCCATCGGCGGCGGGTTCTCGCGGGTGTCGTCCGACTACATCGACCTCGTGCAGCAGGCGCTCACCGCGCACGCCGTGCACCCGTACTCCCGGCGTACCCGGGCCGTGCGCTCGGGCCTCGGCGACGAAGGGCCCCTCATCGGCGCCGCCGCCCTCGCGCTCCGTTGA
- the pyrE gene encoding orotate phosphoribosyltransferase: protein MTALDADRQTLLDLITDEAVFHGDFTLSSGKKATYYVDMRKLTLDHRAAPAIGRIMLDLIADLDVVAVGGLTLGADPIANSVLHASVGTDRPLDAFVVRKEPKDHGRGRQIEGADVKGKRVVVLEDTSTTGQSALKAVEALRTEGAEVVAVAVIVDRKTGAQAAIEAEGLEWRAAFDLDDLGLDPQ from the coding sequence GTGACCGCACTCGACGCAGACCGCCAGACCCTCCTCGACCTCATCACCGACGAGGCGGTGTTCCACGGCGACTTCACCCTCTCCAGCGGCAAGAAGGCCACCTACTACGTCGACATGCGCAAGCTCACGCTCGACCACCGCGCCGCTCCCGCCATCGGCCGGATCATGCTCGACCTGATCGCCGACCTCGACGTCGTCGCGGTCGGCGGTCTCACGCTCGGCGCCGACCCCATCGCGAACTCCGTGCTGCACGCCTCGGTCGGCACCGACCGTCCGCTCGACGCGTTCGTCGTGCGCAAGGAGCCCAAGGACCACGGCCGCGGCCGTCAGATCGAGGGCGCCGACGTGAAGGGCAAGCGCGTGGTCGTGCTGGAGGACACGTCGACCACCGGGCAGTCCGCGCTCAAGGCCGTCGAGGCGCTGCGCACGGAGGGCGCCGAGGTCGTGGCCGTCGCCGTGATCGTCGACCGCAAGACCGGAGCGCAGGCGGCCATCGAAGCCGAGGGGCTGGAGTGGCGCGCCGCGTTCGACCTCGACGACCTCGGGCTCGACCCGCAGTGA
- a CDS encoding exodeoxyribonuclease III, translating to MRLATWNVNSIRTRVARTVEFAVREDIDVLAMQEVKCKPEQFPFAPFEEAGYHVEVHGLNQWNGVAIASRLPITDVRTAFDGMPGFAKGHEGPDAPQEARALGVMVDGVRVWSLYVPNGRSLDDPHYAYKLHWLEQLRQSTAAELSANPDLPLALVGDFNIIPFDHDNGDPDIVVGRSTHVSPAEREAFFALADAGVTDVVRPLLPEGYTYWDYQRLKFPRNEGIRIDFILGSKTLADAVTGASIHRNERKGEQPSDHVPVVVDLDFGGADADDDLPMIFS from the coding sequence ATGCGCTTGGCCACCTGGAACGTCAACTCCATCCGCACCCGTGTCGCCCGCACCGTCGAGTTCGCCGTCCGTGAAGACATCGACGTGCTCGCGATGCAGGAGGTGAAGTGCAAGCCGGAGCAGTTCCCCTTCGCCCCCTTCGAGGAGGCCGGCTACCACGTCGAGGTTCACGGCCTGAACCAGTGGAACGGCGTCGCGATCGCCAGCCGCCTGCCCATCACCGACGTGCGCACCGCGTTCGACGGGATGCCCGGTTTCGCCAAGGGTCACGAGGGCCCCGACGCTCCGCAGGAGGCGCGCGCGCTCGGGGTGATGGTCGACGGCGTGCGCGTGTGGAGCCTGTACGTGCCGAACGGGCGCTCCCTCGACGACCCGCACTACGCGTACAAGCTGCACTGGCTCGAGCAGCTGAGGCAGTCCACCGCGGCCGAGCTGTCGGCGAACCCCGACCTGCCGCTCGCCCTCGTCGGCGACTTCAACATCATCCCGTTCGACCACGACAACGGCGACCCCGACATCGTGGTGGGCCGCTCGACGCACGTCTCGCCCGCCGAGCGTGAGGCGTTCTTCGCCCTGGCCGATGCCGGTGTCACCGATGTGGTGCGCCCGCTGCTGCCCGAGGGCTACACCTACTGGGACTACCAGCGGCTCAAGTTCCCGCGCAACGAGGGCATCCGCATCGACTTCATCCTCGGTTCGAAGACGCTGGCCGACGCGGTCACCGGCGCCTCGATCCATCGCAACGAGCGCAAGGGCGAGCAGCCCAGCGACCACGTGCCCGTGGTGGTGGACCTCGACTTCGGCGGAGCAGACGCCGACGACGACCTGCCGATGATCTTCTCCTGA
- a CDS encoding HAD family hydrolase, giving the protein MRLIATDLDGTLLDPSSSVTPRTRAALDAARERGIPVVPVTARQPIGLRAIAADAGFDGWALCSNGAYAVHLGDGRMLFAEELPSDTIRTLADALRASIPGLLFASVREGGETFVAQDGYAAIASLSDHKRDPATMGGVPLEQVLAAPSLKLVIRHPELAPAALFDTLRSLGLTGFEATLSGAPFVEVMAEGVTKATGLARLCAHLDIDRAEVVAFGDALNDVEMLRWAGRGVAMAHAEPVVRDAADEVTATNDEDGVARVIERLLS; this is encoded by the coding sequence GTGCGACTGATCGCGACCGATCTCGACGGCACGCTGCTCGACCCCTCCTCCTCCGTGACACCGCGCACCCGCGCGGCGCTCGACGCGGCGCGGGAACGGGGCATCCCCGTGGTGCCCGTCACCGCGCGCCAGCCGATCGGACTGCGCGCGATCGCCGCCGACGCCGGATTCGACGGGTGGGCGCTGTGCAGCAACGGCGCCTACGCGGTGCACCTCGGCGACGGACGGATGCTGTTCGCCGAGGAGCTGCCGTCCGACACGATCCGCACGCTCGCCGATGCCCTCCGCGCGAGCATCCCCGGGCTGCTGTTCGCGAGCGTGCGCGAGGGCGGCGAGACCTTCGTCGCGCAGGACGGCTACGCGGCGATCGCGAGCCTGTCCGACCACAAGCGCGATCCGGCGACGATGGGCGGCGTGCCGCTGGAGCAGGTGCTCGCGGCGCCGAGCCTGAAGCTCGTGATCCGCCACCCGGAGCTCGCACCCGCCGCACTGTTCGACACGCTGCGCTCGCTCGGGCTCACCGGCTTCGAAGCCACCCTGTCCGGTGCGCCGTTCGTGGAGGTGATGGCCGAGGGCGTGACGAAGGCGACCGGGCTCGCGCGGCTGTGTGCGCACCTGGACATCGACCGCGCCGAGGTCGTCGCGTTCGGCGACGCGCTGAACGACGTCGAGATGCTCCGCTGGGCGGGGCGCGGGGTGGCGATGGCGCACGCGGAGCCCGTGGTGCGGGACGCCGCCGACGAGGTCACCGCGACCAACGACGAGGACGGCGTCGCGCGCGTGATCGAGCGACTGCTGAGCTGA
- a CDS encoding dihydrofolate reductase family protein yields MSDDAPGRILIDLFSTLDGVAQGPGGVGEDTSGGFRFSGWQAGYPSPGMGAEVDAGMRGLDALLLGRRTYDIFASYWPQHTDGEEGHIGRLFDAVPKYVASRNPDLALDWQGSSRVGDDLAAEIARLRATHREVHVIGSIDFVHTLLAEGLFDQLNLWVYPLLLGTGKKVFDDAALPSVLRLLEPPVVDDAGVMLLRYGRTDRTPEVGTFGA; encoded by the coding sequence ATGAGCGACGACGCACCCGGTCGCATCCTGATCGACCTGTTCAGCACCCTCGACGGCGTGGCCCAGGGCCCCGGCGGCGTGGGGGAGGACACCTCGGGCGGATTCCGGTTCAGCGGATGGCAGGCCGGTTACCCCTCACCCGGCATGGGCGCCGAGGTCGACGCGGGCATGCGGGGCCTCGACGCGCTGCTGCTCGGCCGCCGCACCTACGACATCTTCGCCTCGTACTGGCCGCAGCACACCGACGGCGAGGAGGGCCACATCGGCCGGCTCTTCGACGCGGTGCCGAAGTACGTGGCGTCGCGGAACCCCGACCTCGCGCTCGACTGGCAGGGCAGCTCGCGCGTGGGCGACGACCTGGCCGCCGAGATCGCTCGCCTGCGCGCGACCCACCGCGAGGTGCACGTGATCGGCAGCATCGACTTCGTGCACACCCTGCTCGCCGAGGGGCTGTTCGATCAGCTCAACCTGTGGGTGTACCCGCTGCTGCTCGGCACGGGGAAGAAGGTGTTCGACGACGCAGCGCTCCCGTCGGTGCTGCGACTGCTCGAACCGCCGGTCGTCGACGACGCGGGCGTGATGCTCCTCCGCTACGGCCGCACCGATCGAACCCCGGAGGTCGGCACGTTCGGCGCCTGA
- a CDS encoding winged helix-turn-helix transcriptional regulator: protein MSDLGAALGVVGARWALLIVERLLDGPQRYGDLQRDLGVPTNILATRLRELEAAGVLARLPLRHNTRAYALTARGLALREAIEALRAWGAAEEDEVPSTRTEK, encoded by the coding sequence GTGAGCGACCTCGGTGCCGCGCTCGGCGTGGTCGGGGCGCGCTGGGCGCTGCTGATCGTGGAGCGGCTGCTCGACGGACCCCAGCGCTACGGCGATCTGCAGCGCGACCTCGGAGTCCCTACGAACATCCTCGCCACGCGCCTGCGCGAGCTGGAGGCCGCCGGGGTGCTCGCGCGACTGCCGCTCCGGCACAACACCCGGGCGTACGCGCTCACCGCCCGCGGGCTCGCACTGCGGGAGGCGATCGAGGCGCTGCGGGCGTGGGGTGCCGCGGAGGAGGATGAAGTTCCCTCGACGAGAACGGAGAAGTGA
- a CDS encoding VOC family protein: MSLFLTCPVESVERATAFYTAIGWTLNEEMSDHNVSCFAIAPGQYVMLGSREMYASVGGIDELVGGPDTPSKVTVSFDLGSREAVDELVERARAAGGRIGDTDDYPFMYQRQFDDPDGYHYSPFWMKPDADADA, translated from the coding sequence ATGAGCCTCTTCCTCACCTGCCCGGTCGAGAGCGTCGAACGCGCGACCGCCTTCTACACGGCCATCGGCTGGACCCTCAACGAGGAGATGTCCGACCACAACGTGTCGTGCTTCGCCATCGCGCCCGGGCAGTACGTCATGCTCGGCAGCCGCGAGATGTACGCCAGCGTCGGCGGCATCGACGAGCTCGTCGGCGGCCCCGACACCCCGTCCAAGGTCACCGTCTCGTTCGACCTCGGCAGCCGCGAGGCGGTCGACGAGCTGGTCGAGCGCGCGAGAGCGGCAGGCGGGCGCATCGGCGACACCGACGACTACCCCTTCATGTACCAGCGCCAGTTCGACGACCCCGACGGCTACCACTACTCGCCGTTCTGGATGAAGCCGGACGCCGACGCCGACGCGTGA
- a CDS encoding sensor histidine kinase: MPFTRTPTERDRRGDLLLAGVLFVGAILSAALSSIAQVYGDEQAPLWTALLYAVVVSGPLAFRRRWPGTVAVVVSVAYFAAVTIRVPEIYVGNIAMFIGLYTVGAWMNDRRRALIVRVAIIVGMFVWLLLTMYRDAISEADKAEVVAGAMSPYVAFMLIQILLNGLYFGGAYYFGERSWAAAEQRSVLEQRTTELEREREVTAAQAVALDRVRIARELHDVVAHHVSVMGVQAGAARLVLAQDPARAAEILSGVEGSARDAIHELRQLLETLRTPGGETADGASTLGLDDIAELAEASTAAGLPTAYTVVGTPTAVPSVVAVNLYRIAQESLTNARRHAGPGATADVRVRYDDDGVEVEVVNTGRAIAQLRPGLGQLGMRERATASGGTLEVAPRPSGGLRVRARVPLAPVAAGASR; the protein is encoded by the coding sequence ATGCCCTTCACCCGCACGCCGACCGAGCGCGACCGCCGCGGCGACCTGCTGCTCGCCGGGGTGCTGTTCGTCGGCGCGATCCTGAGCGCCGCGCTCTCCTCCATCGCCCAGGTGTACGGCGACGAGCAGGCCCCGCTGTGGACCGCCCTCCTCTACGCCGTCGTGGTGTCCGGTCCGCTCGCGTTCCGTCGACGCTGGCCCGGCACCGTGGCCGTGGTCGTATCCGTCGCCTACTTCGCGGCCGTCACGATCCGGGTACCGGAGATCTACGTCGGCAACATCGCGATGTTCATCGGCCTCTACACCGTCGGCGCGTGGATGAACGACCGGCGCCGCGCCCTCATCGTGCGCGTGGCGATCATCGTCGGGATGTTCGTGTGGCTGCTCCTCACGATGTACCGCGACGCGATCAGCGAGGCGGACAAGGCCGAGGTGGTGGCCGGGGCGATGTCGCCCTACGTCGCCTTCATGCTGATCCAGATCCTGCTCAACGGGCTCTACTTCGGCGGGGCCTACTACTTCGGCGAACGGTCCTGGGCCGCCGCCGAGCAGCGGTCGGTGCTGGAGCAGCGCACGACCGAGCTGGAGCGCGAGCGCGAGGTGACGGCGGCGCAGGCCGTCGCCCTCGACCGGGTGCGCATCGCCCGCGAGCTGCACGACGTGGTCGCCCACCACGTCTCGGTCATGGGCGTGCAGGCCGGCGCGGCGCGCCTGGTGCTGGCCCAGGACCCCGCGCGGGCCGCCGAGATCCTGTCGGGCGTCGAGGGCTCGGCGCGCGACGCGATCCACGAGCTGCGGCAGCTGCTGGAGACGCTGCGCACGCCCGGCGGCGAGACCGCGGACGGCGCCTCGACGCTCGGGCTCGACGACATCGCCGAACTCGCGGAGGCCTCGACGGCCGCGGGACTCCCCACCGCGTACACGGTCGTCGGCACTCCGACCGCGGTGCCCTCGGTGGTCGCCGTGAACCTCTACCGCATCGCCCAGGAGTCGCTCACGAACGCCCGCCGTCACGCAGGACCGGGAGCCACGGCCGATGTGCGGGTGCGCTACGACGACGACGGCGTCGAGGTGGAGGTCGTGAACACCGGCCGCGCGATCGCCCAGTTGCGACCGGGCCTCGGGCAGCTCGGGATGCGGGAGCGCGCGACGGCCTCGGGGGGCACGCTGGAGGTGGCGCCGCGGCCGTCCGGCGGGCTGCGCGTGCGGGCCCGGGTGCCCCTCGCCCCGGTCGCGGCGGGAGCGAGCCGATGA